A single Nocardioides bizhenqiangii DNA region contains:
- a CDS encoding ATP-dependent helicase, giving the protein MTAASSTARYRLAPPRATDPPPELDEHQQRVVDHPGGPLLVLAGPGTGKTTTMVEAIVDRIERRGVDPDSVLALTFSRKAAEQLRDRVTSRLGRTLSSGLSSTFHSFAYGLVRRYAPAELYAAPLRLLSAPEQDVVLQELLTHAPESIRWPEPLRAAVGTRGFAREVQAVIARARERGLDPGQLVALGRDEGVPEFEAAGLFLEQYLDVLGGQSAIDYPDLITRGVIEARVHQAELRASYSCVFVDEYQDTDPSQVALLEAIAGDGRDLVAVGDPDQSIYGFRGADVRGILEFPRQFPTAAGEEAPVHALGTTRRFGSRLLRASRSIAAGISMRGAIPRSTYDAFRHPEPAASEFGPGTIEVLTFDTARAEVEHIADLLRRAHLEDGVGWGEMAVLVRSGRTSIPVLRRALTAAGVPVEVAGDETPLVREPAVAVLLSALELLVSDDVPRDRIEELLISPLGGLDATEVRALTRALRAVHPEVGPRELVRRAVLDPALLDGVEGQPASRTRALAQLLERARAGIGEGASAEQVLWTLWSGTSWGERLRAASLRGGQAARLAHRDLDALCALFETAARSEEQRDHTSVATFLATLTAQEIPADTLAERGVRGESVRLLTAHRAKGQEWRLVVVTRVQEGSWPDLRRRDTLLGADRIGPVEHGGLLPPLTRAAMLAEERRLFYVAVTRPRQRLVVTSVQSPDDDGEQPSRFLAELGHEVQHRVGRPRRPLSMQGLVAELRRTVADPERPPHLREAAAARLRLLATTEVHGRPVAPFADPATWWGLRSPSRSLRSVRPEDVPVTLSASALEGLLTCPAQWFLTREAGGSVVSTASQGFGKVVHALAERVAKDEIDATSVDDLMPYVDEVWERMEFRTPWSRAREREAVQQVLARFLAWHHRPGARTVIALEPRLRAEVTLPDGQVVALHGYADRLELDEQDRVVVVDLKTGKYPPSDKSLPEHPQLGLYQLAVDHGAANELVGRPVTAGGAELVQLRHGDAQPKVQQQPPSPPQIEGQLQQALAAVRSEAFVARPGAHCERCPFDPICPAHASGSVLS; this is encoded by the coding sequence ATGACCGCTGCCTCCTCGACCGCGCGCTACCGGCTCGCGCCGCCGCGCGCCACCGACCCGCCGCCCGAGCTCGACGAGCACCAGCAGCGCGTCGTCGACCACCCCGGTGGGCCGCTGCTCGTCCTCGCCGGGCCCGGCACGGGCAAGACCACGACGATGGTCGAGGCGATCGTCGACCGGATCGAGCGGCGCGGCGTCGATCCCGACTCGGTCCTCGCGCTGACCTTCTCCCGGAAGGCCGCCGAGCAGCTGCGCGACCGGGTGACCTCCCGGCTGGGGCGCACCCTGTCGAGCGGCCTGTCGTCGACGTTCCACTCCTTCGCCTACGGCTTGGTCCGGCGCTACGCGCCGGCGGAGCTCTACGCGGCGCCGCTGCGGCTGCTGTCGGCGCCGGAGCAGGACGTCGTGCTGCAGGAGCTGCTCACCCACGCGCCCGAGTCGATCCGCTGGCCCGAGCCGCTGCGGGCGGCGGTCGGCACCCGCGGCTTCGCCCGCGAGGTGCAGGCCGTGATCGCGCGGGCCCGCGAGCGCGGGCTCGATCCGGGCCAGCTCGTCGCGCTCGGCCGCGACGAGGGAGTGCCGGAGTTCGAGGCGGCCGGCCTGTTCCTCGAGCAGTACCTCGACGTCCTCGGCGGCCAGTCCGCGATCGACTACCCCGACCTGATCACCAGGGGCGTGATCGAGGCGCGGGTCCACCAGGCCGAGCTGCGGGCGTCGTACTCCTGCGTGTTCGTGGACGAGTACCAGGACACCGACCCCAGTCAGGTCGCGCTGCTCGAGGCCATCGCCGGCGACGGGCGCGACCTGGTCGCGGTGGGCGACCCCGACCAGTCGATCTACGGGTTTCGCGGCGCGGACGTGCGCGGGATCCTCGAGTTCCCCCGCCAGTTCCCGACGGCCGCGGGGGAGGAGGCGCCGGTCCACGCGCTCGGCACCACGCGGCGGTTCGGATCGCGGCTGCTGCGCGCCTCGCGCTCGATCGCGGCGGGCATCTCGATGCGCGGCGCCATCCCGCGGTCGACCTATGACGCGTTCCGCCATCCCGAGCCCGCGGCATCGGAGTTCGGGCCGGGCACGATCGAGGTGCTCACCTTCGACACCGCGCGGGCCGAGGTCGAGCACATCGCCGACCTGCTCCGCCGGGCCCATCTCGAGGACGGCGTCGGGTGGGGCGAGATGGCGGTGCTGGTGCGCTCCGGCCGCACGTCGATCCCGGTGCTCCGTCGCGCGCTGACCGCCGCGGGCGTCCCGGTCGAGGTCGCGGGAGACGAGACCCCGTTGGTGCGTGAGCCGGCGGTCGCCGTACTGCTGTCCGCGCTCGAGCTGCTGGTCTCCGACGACGTGCCGCGCGACCGGATCGAGGAGCTGCTCATCTCGCCGCTGGGCGGTCTCGACGCGACCGAGGTGCGCGCCCTCACCCGAGCCCTCCGTGCCGTGCACCCCGAGGTCGGTCCGCGCGAGCTGGTCCGCCGGGCGGTGCTCGACCCGGCCCTGCTCGACGGTGTCGAAGGACAACCGGCGTCACGGACCCGGGCGCTGGCGCAGCTGCTCGAGCGTGCCCGTGCCGGCATCGGCGAAGGCGCCTCGGCCGAGCAGGTGCTCTGGACGCTGTGGAGCGGGACCTCCTGGGGTGAGCGACTGCGCGCCGCCAGCCTCCGCGGCGGCCAGGCGGCCCGGCTGGCCCACCGCGACCTCGACGCGCTGTGCGCGTTGTTCGAGACCGCCGCGAGGTCAGAGGAGCAGCGCGACCACACGAGTGTGGCGACGTTCCTGGCCACCCTGACCGCGCAGGAAATCCCCGCCGACACGCTGGCGGAGCGCGGCGTGCGTGGGGAGTCGGTGCGGCTGCTCACGGCGCACCGCGCCAAGGGACAGGAGTGGCGGCTCGTCGTCGTGACGCGCGTCCAGGAGGGGAGCTGGCCCGACCTGCGCCGGCGCGACACCCTGCTGGGTGCCGACCGGATCGGCCCGGTCGAGCACGGGGGACTGCTCCCGCCGCTGACCCGGGCGGCGATGCTCGCCGAGGAGCGGCGGCTGTTCTACGTCGCGGTGACCCGGCCCCGCCAACGGCTGGTGGTGACGTCGGTGCAGTCACCGGACGACGACGGCGAGCAGCCCTCGCGGTTCCTCGCCGAGCTCGGGCACGAGGTGCAGCACCGGGTCGGCCGGCCCCGCCGACCGCTGTCGATGCAGGGGCTCGTCGCCGAGCTCCGCCGTACCGTCGCCGATCCGGAGCGACCGCCACACCTCCGCGAGGCGGCCGCTGCCCGGCTCCGGCTGCTCGCGACGACGGAGGTGCACGGCCGACCGGTGGCGCCGTTCGCTGACCCGGCGACCTGGTGGGGGCTCCGCAGCCCGTCGCGATCGCTGCGGTCGGTGCGGCCCGAGGACGTTCCGGTCACGCTGTCGGCGAGCGCGCTCGAGGGCCTGCTCACCTGCCCCGCCCAGTGGTTCCTGACCCGCGAGGCGGGCGGCAGTGTCGTCTCCACGGCCAGCCAGGGGTTCGGCAAGGTGGTCCACGCCCTGGCCGAGCGGGTCGCCAAGGACGAGATCGACGCGACCTCGGTCGACGACCTGATGCCCTACGTCGACGAGGTCTGGGAGCGGATGGAGTTCCGCACCCCGTGGTCGCGGGCTCGCGAGCGCGAGGCGGTCCAGCAGGTGTTGGCGCGCTTCCTCGCCTGGCACCACCGTCCGGGGGCGCGCACGGTCATCGCGCTCGAGCCCCGGCTGCGCGCCGAGGTCACCCTTCCCGACGGCCAGGTGGTCGCGCTGCACGGCTATGCCGACCGTCTGGAGCTCGACGAGCAGGACCGGGTGGTGGTCGTCGACCTCAAGACCGGCAAGTACCCGCCCTCCGACAAGTCGCTCCCGGAGCACCCGCAGCTCGGCCTCTACCAGCTCGCCGTCGACCACGGCGCCGCCAACGAGCTGGTCGGCCGACCGGTCACCGCGGGCGGCGCGGAGCTGGTCCAGCTGCGGCACGGCGACGCGCAACCGAAGGTGCAGCAGCAGCCGCCCTCGCCGCCACAGATCGAGGGGCAGCTGCAGCAGGCGCTCGCGGCGGTGCGCAGCGAGGCGTTCGTCGCGCGACCCGGCGCGCACTGCGAGCGTTGCCCGTTCGACCCGATCTGTCCCGCCCACGCGTCGGGGTCTGTGCTCTCGTGA
- a CDS encoding cupin domain-containing protein, which yields MRPPLAAALDLAPHPEGGWYRQTWVSPVTVTLPDGRVRPTATLIYFLLPAGDSSAWHRVASDEIWLAHTGAVTVELGGSGAAPADEPTTVEVDAHAPQALVRAGVWQRTLPSAADALVSCLVSPGFDFADFELV from the coding sequence ATGCGCCCGCCGCTCGCCGCCGCCCTCGACCTCGCGCCGCACCCCGAAGGCGGCTGGTACCGGCAGACCTGGGTCTCGCCGGTGACGGTCACGCTGCCGGACGGACGGGTCCGGCCGACAGCCACGTTGATCTACTTCCTGCTCCCCGCCGGCGACTCCTCGGCCTGGCACCGGGTCGCCTCCGACGAGATCTGGCTGGCGCACACCGGTGCGGTGACCGTCGAGCTCGGCGGCTCGGGCGCCGCGCCGGCCGACGAGCCGACCACAGTCGAGGTCGATGCCCACGCGCCCCAGGCACTGGTACGGGCCGGGGTCTGGCAGCGGACGCTCCCGTCCGCCGCGGACGCGCTGGTGAGCTGCCTGGTCTCGCCGGGTTTCGACTTCGCCGACTTCGAGCTCGTCTGA
- a CDS encoding lysophospholipid acyltransferase family protein yields the protein MLYQVLHTVVPPAAKAVWRPTVRGLEHVPATGPVILASNHLSFADSMVIPIVVPRKVVFLAKSDYFTGTGVRGALSKAWFQGMGMLPVDRDDTAAAIGSLQTALDVLGRGEAFGIYPEGTRSRDGRLYRGRTGVAHLALTSGAPVVPVGLTGTDRLQPIGSTLPRLARVTVAFGAPITVAGEYDGIALGRARRDLTDRIMSAISELTGQVEAGVYNDRPALDD from the coding sequence GTGCTCTACCAGGTGCTCCACACCGTCGTCCCTCCGGCCGCGAAGGCCGTGTGGCGGCCGACAGTGCGCGGCCTGGAGCACGTGCCGGCCACCGGACCGGTGATCCTCGCGAGCAACCACCTGAGCTTCGCCGACTCGATGGTGATCCCGATCGTGGTGCCCCGGAAGGTCGTCTTCCTCGCCAAGTCCGACTACTTCACCGGCACCGGCGTGCGCGGCGCGTTGTCGAAGGCGTGGTTCCAGGGGATGGGCATGCTGCCCGTCGACCGGGACGACACCGCGGCGGCGATCGGCTCGCTGCAGACGGCCCTCGACGTGCTCGGTCGCGGGGAGGCGTTCGGCATCTATCCCGAGGGCACCCGCTCCCGCGACGGACGGCTCTACCGCGGGCGGACCGGTGTCGCGCACCTCGCCCTCACCTCGGGTGCTCCGGTCGTGCCGGTCGGTCTCACCGGCACCGACCGGCTGCAGCCGATCGGCTCCACGCTTCCGCGGCTGGCGCGGGTCACGGTGGCGTTCGGCGCACCGATCACCGTCGCCGGCGAGTACGACGGCATCGCGCTCGGCCGCGCGCGCCGGGACCTCACCGACCGGATCATGAGCGCCATCAGCGAGCTCACCGGCCAGGTCGAGGCCGGCGTCTACAACGACCGTCCGGCACTCGACGACTGA